In Terriglobales bacterium, the following are encoded in one genomic region:
- a CDS encoding MFS transporter, which yields MRWRILLALALAELLAISPWFSGTAAASELRLLWGWDPLRASWITVAVQLGFVAGALVSAWCNLSDVFPAPRVMLVSALLAAAANWSFGALVAHGPAAALTARFFTGVFLAGVYPAGMKILAGWFREGRGTALGVMVGALTIGTASPYALRALAAGERLPWQPVIQSSTVGTLLGAAIIALFIKEGPFAAPAARFDIHQAGETFRNRRLLLANAGYWGHMWELYAMWAYLGILMVPRYDASHSGFIELLSRTQWWAFAAIAMGAFGCLAAGVWADRDAISRLRQRSNVTIAAMVISGLCCLVGAALVHRTDWFAAVALVWGFSVVADSAQFSAIVSEVSDPRYVGTALTMQTATGFALTAVSLQAFGWMLGRGHIREAIASLALGPVVGIWAMWRLKQLSAAETSA from the coding sequence ATGCGCTGGCGCATCCTCCTCGCTCTCGCCCTGGCCGAGCTGCTCGCCATCTCGCCCTGGTTCAGCGGGACGGCGGCCGCTTCTGAGCTGCGCCTGCTCTGGGGGTGGGACCCGCTGCGCGCCTCCTGGATCACCGTCGCCGTGCAGCTCGGATTCGTGGCCGGCGCGCTGGTTTCCGCCTGGTGCAATCTTTCCGACGTCTTCCCCGCGCCGCGCGTGATGCTCGTCTCCGCGCTGCTCGCTGCCGCGGCCAACTGGAGCTTCGGCGCGCTGGTCGCGCACGGCCCGGCCGCCGCGCTCACCGCCCGTTTCTTCACCGGCGTCTTCCTGGCGGGCGTCTACCCGGCCGGCATGAAGATCCTCGCCGGCTGGTTCCGCGAAGGGCGCGGCACCGCGCTCGGCGTGATGGTCGGCGCGCTGACCATCGGCACCGCCTCGCCCTACGCGCTGCGCGCGCTCGCCGCCGGTGAGCGGCTGCCGTGGCAGCCCGTCATCCAGTCGTCGACCGTGGGGACTCTGCTGGGCGCTGCCATCATCGCGCTGTTCATCAAGGAAGGCCCGTTCGCCGCGCCCGCCGCGCGCTTCGACATCCACCAGGCCGGCGAGACCTTCCGCAACCGCCGCCTCCTGCTCGCTAACGCCGGCTACTGGGGACACATGTGGGAGCTCTACGCGATGTGGGCGTACCTGGGGATCCTGATGGTCCCGCGTTACGATGCGTCTCACTCCGGATTCATCGAACTCCTGAGTCGGACGCAATGGTGGGCCTTTGCCGCGATCGCGATGGGCGCCTTCGGCTGCCTGGCGGCGGGAGTGTGGGCTGACCGCGACGCCATTTCCCGGCTGAGACAACGCTCCAACGTCACCATTGCAGCGATGGTGATCAGCGGCTTGTGCTGTCTGGTAGGCGCCGCGCTGGTGCACCGCACCGATTGGTTCGCGGCCGTGGCCCTGGTCTGGGGCTTCAGCGTCGTCGCCGACTCCGCCCAGTTCTCGGCCATCGTGAGCGAGGTCTCCGACCCGCGCTACGTCGGCACCGCGCTCACCATGCAGACCGCCACCGGCTTCGCGCTGACCGCCGTATCGCTGCAAGCTTTCGGTTGGATGCTCGGCCGCGGGCACATTCGCGAGGCCATCGCCTCGCTCGCCCTCGGCCCCGTCGTCGGCATCTGGGCGATGTGGCGGCTCAAACAGCTCAGCGCCGCTGAGACCTCAGCCTAG
- a CDS encoding CBS domain-containing protein codes for MSILHLCDEVPAKVNPETTIADAINLMIASRVGAVAVVDRDNKVAGIFTERDVLKKFALSGKNPQKTEIREFMNTPVMMATVHTSAGEALEVMVDKHIRHLPVVDDQTRLLGILSIRNLLQSQVDELRQELDSLETALTNDAAGG; via the coding sequence ATGAGCATTCTGCACCTTTGCGACGAAGTTCCGGCCAAGGTCAATCCCGAGACCACCATCGCCGACGCCATCAACCTGATGATCGCGAGCCGCGTGGGCGCGGTCGCGGTAGTCGACAGGGACAACAAGGTCGCCGGCATCTTCACCGAGCGCGACGTCCTGAAGAAGTTCGCGCTCAGCGGGAAGAACCCGCAGAAGACCGAGATCCGCGAGTTCATGAACACCCCGGTGATGATGGCCACGGTGCACACCTCGGCGGGCGAGGCGCTGGAGGTGATGGTCGATAAGCACATCCGGCACCTGCCGGTGGTCGACGACCAGACGCGCCTGCTGGGCATCCTGTCGATCCGCAACCTGCTGCAGTCGCAGGTGGACGAGCTGCGCCAGGAACTCGATTCGCTCGAGACCGCGCTGACCAACGACGCCGCGGGGGGATAG
- a CDS encoding amidohydrolase family protein, whose translation MRKFLISFLLLLGCAAAQTATVDVAPLTVITAANLFDGKAVTHNRAILIRGNKIVAVAGLDHPDVKGAKTRIAFGPEVTVMPGMIESHTHIFLQGEAPEDGGYDANLLYGGLYYRAARATMSLRRALDQGFTTIRDVETEGAGYGDAELKLAVEKGYIPGPRIFASTRAISTTGGYNLEGYAPEIQPGLPKGAQIIDGPVEARKAVREQLENGADWIKVYMTHRSWLDRDGNLFSQPTLTVEELAAIVDEAHGWSKKVACHAYNGVGMQRALDGKCDSIEHGLELTDANIAQMVRQGTWYCPTLSVYYGHWAPANTPAGMRDRKRVELHGPSFTRALKAGVKIVFGTDVGGFDWKEPIAQEFPRMVEFGMSPQEAMVSATSRPAEMLDMQGLIGVVAPGAYADVVAVAGDPTKDVKALGNVKFVMKDGKVWRNEQR comes from the coding sequence CCGTGATCACGGCGGCGAACCTGTTCGACGGTAAGGCGGTCACGCACAACCGCGCCATCCTCATCCGCGGCAACAAGATCGTGGCGGTCGCCGGGCTCGACCATCCCGACGTGAAGGGCGCAAAGACGCGCATCGCCTTCGGGCCCGAGGTCACGGTGATGCCCGGCATGATCGAGTCGCATACCCACATCTTTTTGCAGGGCGAGGCGCCGGAAGACGGCGGCTACGACGCGAACCTGCTGTACGGCGGGCTGTACTACCGCGCGGCGCGCGCGACCATGTCGCTGCGGCGCGCGCTCGACCAGGGGTTCACCACCATCCGCGACGTCGAGACCGAAGGCGCCGGCTACGGCGACGCCGAGCTGAAGCTCGCGGTGGAGAAGGGATACATTCCCGGGCCGCGCATTTTCGCGTCGACGCGCGCGATCTCGACCACCGGCGGCTACAACCTGGAGGGCTACGCGCCGGAGATCCAGCCTGGGCTGCCGAAGGGCGCGCAGATCATCGACGGGCCCGTTGAGGCGCGCAAGGCGGTGCGCGAGCAGCTGGAGAACGGCGCTGACTGGATCAAGGTCTACATGACGCACCGCTCGTGGCTCGACCGCGACGGCAACCTGTTCTCGCAGCCCACGCTCACGGTCGAGGAGCTGGCGGCCATCGTGGACGAGGCGCACGGCTGGAGCAAGAAGGTGGCGTGCCACGCCTACAACGGCGTCGGGATGCAGCGCGCGCTCGACGGCAAGTGTGATTCCATCGAGCACGGCTTGGAGCTCACCGACGCCAACATCGCGCAGATGGTGCGGCAGGGAACCTGGTATTGCCCGACGCTCAGCGTCTACTACGGGCACTGGGCGCCGGCGAACACCCCGGCCGGCATGCGCGACCGCAAGCGCGTGGAGCTGCACGGTCCGAGCTTCACCAGGGCCCTGAAGGCGGGGGTGAAGATCGTGTTCGGCACCGACGTCGGAGGCTTCGACTGGAAGGAGCCCATCGCGCAGGAGTTCCCGCGCATGGTGGAGTTCGGGATGTCGCCGCAGGAGGCGATGGTGTCGGCGACCTCGCGGCCGGCGGAGATGCTCGACATGCAGGGGCTGATCGGCGTGGTCGCGCCGGGGGCGTACGCGGACGTCGTCGCGGTGGCGGGCGATCCGACCAAGGACGTGAAAGCGCTCGGCAACGTGAAGTTCGTGATGAAAGACGGGAAGGTGTGGCGGAACGAGCAGCGCTAG